The following coding sequences are from one Triticum aestivum cultivar Chinese Spring chromosome 5A, IWGSC CS RefSeq v2.1, whole genome shotgun sequence window:
- the LOC123104866 gene encoding protein DETOXIFICATION 16 isoform X2, which yields MLPAIEEPLVGGSSSTEESLVVTEVKKQLYLAGPLIAGCLLQNVVQMISVMFVGHLGELALSSASIATSFAGVTGFSLLSGMASSLDTLCGQAFGAKRYHLLGIYKQRAILVLTLVSVVVAVLWAYTGQILLLFGQDPDIAMGAGSYIRWMIPALFAYGLLQCHVRFLQTQNIVLPVMASAGVTALSHVLVCWLLVYRLGLGNKGAALANGISYLANVSILALYIRVSPSCRSTWTGLSKEAFRDILSFMKLAVPSALMVCLEWWSFELLVLLSGLLHNPKLEASVLSICLNTSSLAFMISLGLGAAISTRVSNELGAGRPEAARLATRVIMVLGLTAGLSLGLIMISVRNLWGYAYSNEKEVVEYIARMMPLLSVSIIFDNLQCVLSGIVRGCGLQKVGACVNLSAYYLVGIPAALCFAFVYHLGGMGLWFGIICGIVVQMLLLLGITMRTNWDKEALKAKGRVFSSSRPLDMTT from the exons ATGTTGCCAGCCATTGAGGAGCCCCTTGTTGGGGGCAGCAGCAGCACCGAGGAGAGCTTGGTGGTGACCGAGGTTAAGAAGCAGCTGTACCTCGCCGGGCCCCTCATCGCCGGATGCCTGCTGCAGAACGTCGTGCAGATGATATCGGTCATGTTTGTCGGCCATCTCGGCGAGCTCGCTCTCTCGAGTGCCTCCATCGCCACCTCCTTTGCCGGTGTTACCGGCTTCAGCTTGTTG TCTGGCATGGCGAGCAGCTTGGACACACTGTGTGGGCAAGCCTTTGGAGCAAAACGGTACCATCTGCTCGGCATCTACAAGCAGAGGGCCATCCTTGTGCTCACTCTGGTGAGCGTTGTGGTTGCGGTGCTCTGGGCGTACACCGGGCAGATCCTCCTGCTCTTCGGCCAGGACCCGGATATTGCCATGGGGGCAGGGAGCTACATCCGGTGGATGATTCCAGCTCTGTTCGCTTACGGACTGCTGCAGTGCCACGTCCGGTTCCTCCAGACACAGAACATCGTCCTTCCGGTGATGGCGAGCGCAGGCGTCACGGCACTAAGCCACGTGCTTGTGTGCTGGTTGCTGGTTTACAGGCTTGGACTGGGCAACAAGGGTGCTGCCCTGGCCAATGGCATCTCCTACCTGGCCAATGTCTCTATCTTGGCTCTCTACATCAGGGTCTCTCCATCCTGCAGGAGCACCTGGACAGGCCTCTCAAAGGAGGCATTTCGCGACATCCTTAGCTTCATGAAGCTTGCCGTGCCATCTGCGCTCATGGTTTG CCTAGAGTGGTGGTCGTTTGAGCTGCTGGTACTTCTCTCTGGACTTCTCCATAATCCTAAGCTCGAAGCATCGGTGTTGTCCATTTG CCTAAATACAAGTTCATTGGCATTCATGATCTCCTTGGGGCTTGGGGCAGCCATAAG CACCCGTGTTTCAAACGAGCTTGGTGCTGGGCGACCTGAAGCTGCCCGCTTGGCTACTCGTGTGATCATGGTTCTGGGTCTCACGGCGGGTCTATCATTAGGACTTATTATGATTTCGGTACGCAATTTATGGGGGTATGCATACAGCAACGAGAAGGAAGTGGTGGAATACATTGCAAGAATGATGCCGCTTCTTTCCGTGTCAATCATCTTCGACAATCTGCAATGTGTCCTTTCAG GTATTGTTAGGGGCTGTGGCTTGCAAAAGGTTGGTGCTTGTGTCAATCTCAGCGCATATTACCTTGTCGGCATTCCAGCGGCGCTATGCTTTGCCTTTGTCTACCATCTTGGCGGAATG GGGCTGTGGTTCGGAATAATCTGTGGGATAGTGGtacagatgctgctgctgctgggcaTCACCATGCGCACCAACTGGGATAAAGAG GCTCTCAAGGCAAAGGGCAGAGTTTTCAGTTCGTCCCGGCCTCTAGACATGACGACATGA
- the LOC123104866 gene encoding protein DETOXIFICATION 16 isoform X1: MISTPSPHLPCSEPEREISSMLPAIEEPLVGGSSSTEESLVVTEVKKQLYLAGPLIAGCLLQNVVQMISVMFVGHLGELALSSASIATSFAGVTGFSLLSGMASSLDTLCGQAFGAKRYHLLGIYKQRAILVLTLVSVVVAVLWAYTGQILLLFGQDPDIAMGAGSYIRWMIPALFAYGLLQCHVRFLQTQNIVLPVMASAGVTALSHVLVCWLLVYRLGLGNKGAALANGISYLANVSILALYIRVSPSCRSTWTGLSKEAFRDILSFMKLAVPSALMVCLEWWSFELLVLLSGLLHNPKLEASVLSICLNTSSLAFMISLGLGAAISTRVSNELGAGRPEAARLATRVIMVLGLTAGLSLGLIMISVRNLWGYAYSNEKEVVEYIARMMPLLSVSIIFDNLQCVLSGIVRGCGLQKVGACVNLSAYYLVGIPAALCFAFVYHLGGMGLWFGIICGIVVQMLLLLGITMRTNWDKEALKAKGRVFSSSRPLDMTT; this comes from the exons ATGATAAGTACACCCTCACCTCACCTACCTTGTTCAGAACCAGAGCGTGAGATTTCAAGTATGTTGCCAGCCATTGAGGAGCCCCTTGTTGGGGGCAGCAGCAGCACCGAGGAGAGCTTGGTGGTGACCGAGGTTAAGAAGCAGCTGTACCTCGCCGGGCCCCTCATCGCCGGATGCCTGCTGCAGAACGTCGTGCAGATGATATCGGTCATGTTTGTCGGCCATCTCGGCGAGCTCGCTCTCTCGAGTGCCTCCATCGCCACCTCCTTTGCCGGTGTTACCGGCTTCAGCTTGTTG TCTGGCATGGCGAGCAGCTTGGACACACTGTGTGGGCAAGCCTTTGGAGCAAAACGGTACCATCTGCTCGGCATCTACAAGCAGAGGGCCATCCTTGTGCTCACTCTGGTGAGCGTTGTGGTTGCGGTGCTCTGGGCGTACACCGGGCAGATCCTCCTGCTCTTCGGCCAGGACCCGGATATTGCCATGGGGGCAGGGAGCTACATCCGGTGGATGATTCCAGCTCTGTTCGCTTACGGACTGCTGCAGTGCCACGTCCGGTTCCTCCAGACACAGAACATCGTCCTTCCGGTGATGGCGAGCGCAGGCGTCACGGCACTAAGCCACGTGCTTGTGTGCTGGTTGCTGGTTTACAGGCTTGGACTGGGCAACAAGGGTGCTGCCCTGGCCAATGGCATCTCCTACCTGGCCAATGTCTCTATCTTGGCTCTCTACATCAGGGTCTCTCCATCCTGCAGGAGCACCTGGACAGGCCTCTCAAAGGAGGCATTTCGCGACATCCTTAGCTTCATGAAGCTTGCCGTGCCATCTGCGCTCATGGTTTG CCTAGAGTGGTGGTCGTTTGAGCTGCTGGTACTTCTCTCTGGACTTCTCCATAATCCTAAGCTCGAAGCATCGGTGTTGTCCATTTG CCTAAATACAAGTTCATTGGCATTCATGATCTCCTTGGGGCTTGGGGCAGCCATAAG CACCCGTGTTTCAAACGAGCTTGGTGCTGGGCGACCTGAAGCTGCCCGCTTGGCTACTCGTGTGATCATGGTTCTGGGTCTCACGGCGGGTCTATCATTAGGACTTATTATGATTTCGGTACGCAATTTATGGGGGTATGCATACAGCAACGAGAAGGAAGTGGTGGAATACATTGCAAGAATGATGCCGCTTCTTTCCGTGTCAATCATCTTCGACAATCTGCAATGTGTCCTTTCAG GTATTGTTAGGGGCTGTGGCTTGCAAAAGGTTGGTGCTTGTGTCAATCTCAGCGCATATTACCTTGTCGGCATTCCAGCGGCGCTATGCTTTGCCTTTGTCTACCATCTTGGCGGAATG GGGCTGTGGTTCGGAATAATCTGTGGGATAGTGGtacagatgctgctgctgctgggcaTCACCATGCGCACCAACTGGGATAAAGAG GCTCTCAAGGCAAAGGGCAGAGTTTTCAGTTCGTCCCGGCCTCTAGACATGACGACATGA
- the LOC123104866 gene encoding protein DETOXIFICATION 16 isoform X3, with protein MISVMFVGHLGELALSSASIATSFAGVTGFSLLSGMASSLDTLCGQAFGAKRYHLLGIYKQRAILVLTLVSVVVAVLWAYTGQILLLFGQDPDIAMGAGSYIRWMIPALFAYGLLQCHVRFLQTQNIVLPVMASAGVTALSHVLVCWLLVYRLGLGNKGAALANGISYLANVSILALYIRVSPSCRSTWTGLSKEAFRDILSFMKLAVPSALMVCLEWWSFELLVLLSGLLHNPKLEASVLSICLNTSSLAFMISLGLGAAISTRVSNELGAGRPEAARLATRVIMVLGLTAGLSLGLIMISVRNLWGYAYSNEKEVVEYIARMMPLLSVSIIFDNLQCVLSGIVRGCGLQKVGACVNLSAYYLVGIPAALCFAFVYHLGGMGLWFGIICGIVVQMLLLLGITMRTNWDKEALKAKGRVFSSSRPLDMTT; from the exons ATGATATCGGTCATGTTTGTCGGCCATCTCGGCGAGCTCGCTCTCTCGAGTGCCTCCATCGCCACCTCCTTTGCCGGTGTTACCGGCTTCAGCTTGTTG TCTGGCATGGCGAGCAGCTTGGACACACTGTGTGGGCAAGCCTTTGGAGCAAAACGGTACCATCTGCTCGGCATCTACAAGCAGAGGGCCATCCTTGTGCTCACTCTGGTGAGCGTTGTGGTTGCGGTGCTCTGGGCGTACACCGGGCAGATCCTCCTGCTCTTCGGCCAGGACCCGGATATTGCCATGGGGGCAGGGAGCTACATCCGGTGGATGATTCCAGCTCTGTTCGCTTACGGACTGCTGCAGTGCCACGTCCGGTTCCTCCAGACACAGAACATCGTCCTTCCGGTGATGGCGAGCGCAGGCGTCACGGCACTAAGCCACGTGCTTGTGTGCTGGTTGCTGGTTTACAGGCTTGGACTGGGCAACAAGGGTGCTGCCCTGGCCAATGGCATCTCCTACCTGGCCAATGTCTCTATCTTGGCTCTCTACATCAGGGTCTCTCCATCCTGCAGGAGCACCTGGACAGGCCTCTCAAAGGAGGCATTTCGCGACATCCTTAGCTTCATGAAGCTTGCCGTGCCATCTGCGCTCATGGTTTG CCTAGAGTGGTGGTCGTTTGAGCTGCTGGTACTTCTCTCTGGACTTCTCCATAATCCTAAGCTCGAAGCATCGGTGTTGTCCATTTG CCTAAATACAAGTTCATTGGCATTCATGATCTCCTTGGGGCTTGGGGCAGCCATAAG CACCCGTGTTTCAAACGAGCTTGGTGCTGGGCGACCTGAAGCTGCCCGCTTGGCTACTCGTGTGATCATGGTTCTGGGTCTCACGGCGGGTCTATCATTAGGACTTATTATGATTTCGGTACGCAATTTATGGGGGTATGCATACAGCAACGAGAAGGAAGTGGTGGAATACATTGCAAGAATGATGCCGCTTCTTTCCGTGTCAATCATCTTCGACAATCTGCAATGTGTCCTTTCAG GTATTGTTAGGGGCTGTGGCTTGCAAAAGGTTGGTGCTTGTGTCAATCTCAGCGCATATTACCTTGTCGGCATTCCAGCGGCGCTATGCTTTGCCTTTGTCTACCATCTTGGCGGAATG GGGCTGTGGTTCGGAATAATCTGTGGGATAGTGGtacagatgctgctgctgctgggcaTCACCATGCGCACCAACTGGGATAAAGAG GCTCTCAAGGCAAAGGGCAGAGTTTTCAGTTCGTCCCGGCCTCTAGACATGACGACATGA